A region from the Vibrio sp. SS-MA-C1-2 genome encodes:
- the hflK gene encoding FtsH protease activity modulator HflK: MAWNEPGNNGQDKDPWGNKKGREQGPPDLDEVFSQVTKKINGIFGGGKSSSGKSGNGGMIGAGVILVAALGVWGFSGFYTVGEAERGVVLRFGQYDRMVDPGLNWKPTFIDEVKTVNVQAIRSLRGSGLMLTKDENVVNIVMDVQYRVVEPQKYLFSVVNADDSLRQATDSALRAVIGDATMDDALTRGRQEIRERTQVEINRIIDRYDMGILVVDVNFQTSRPPKQVQDAFDDAISAREDEERFIREAEAYRNDILPKAKGRAERVKTEAEGYSVRTVNSAKGEVAQFEKLLPEYEVAKEVTRKRLYLETMERVYSNTSKVLIDSKASGNLLYLPLDKMMNQNNSNQVPVTKSSHDKGLSSYGIQVEDHTTQPVPEPSASRNTSTRQGRN, translated from the coding sequence ATGGCGTGGAATGAGCCTGGTAATAACGGCCAAGATAAAGACCCTTGGGGTAATAAGAAAGGCCGAGAACAAGGACCACCAGATTTAGATGAAGTATTTAGTCAAGTCACTAAAAAGATAAATGGTATCTTTGGTGGCGGTAAGTCATCTTCTGGTAAAAGTGGTAACGGCGGCATGATCGGTGCCGGAGTTATTTTAGTTGCAGCATTAGGTGTCTGGGGCTTTTCGGGCTTCTATACCGTAGGTGAAGCTGAGCGAGGTGTAGTACTTCGTTTTGGTCAATATGATCGTATGGTTGATCCTGGTCTTAACTGGAAGCCAACTTTTATTGATGAAGTTAAAACCGTTAACGTTCAAGCAATTCGCTCACTTCGTGGTTCTGGCTTAATGCTAACCAAGGATGAGAACGTGGTAAACATCGTAATGGATGTTCAATACCGTGTTGTTGAACCACAAAAATACCTATTCAGTGTTGTTAATGCGGATGACAGTCTACGTCAAGCCACTGATTCTGCTTTAAGAGCAGTTATTGGTGATGCGACGATGGATGATGCGTTAACACGTGGTCGTCAAGAGATCCGTGAACGTACTCAAGTTGAAATTAACCGTATTATCGATCGTTACGATATGGGTATTTTGGTTGTAGATGTGAACTTCCAGACATCTCGTCCACCTAAACAAGTACAAGATGCATTTGATGATGCGATTTCGGCACGAGAAGATGAAGAACGTTTCATCCGTGAAGCCGAAGCATATCGTAATGACATCCTACCAAAAGCGAAAGGTCGCGCAGAACGTGTGAAGACTGAAGCTGAAGGTTATTCTGTACGTACCGTTAATTCTGCGAAGGGTGAAGTGGCTCAGTTCGAGAAACTACTTCCTGAGTATGAAGTGGCGAAAGAAGTGACGCGTAAACGTCTATACCTAGAGACCATGGAACGTGTCTATTCAAATACAAGTAAAGTGTTGATCGACAGTAAAGCGAGCGGCAATTTACTCTATTTACCACTAGATAAGATGATGAATCAAAATAACTCGAATCAAGTGCCGGTAACTAAGTCGTCACATGATAAAGGACTTTCAAGTTACGGTATTCAAGTAGAGGATCACACAACTCAACCTGTGCCTGAGCCTTCTGCCTCTCGTAATACATCAACAAGACAAGGGAGAAACTAA
- the miaA gene encoding tRNA (adenosine(37)-N6)-dimethylallyltransferase MiaA yields MTKQLPNAIFLMGPTASGKTDLAIKLKERLPVELISVDSALIYKGMDIGTAKPTKEELAVAPHRLIDILDPSAAYSAADFRQDALDEMNKIVLSGKIPLLVGGTMLYFKALLEGLSPLPAADPVIRAEIEQQAKEKGWQALHQELMAVDPVAAQRIHPNDPQRLSRALEVFRISGKTITELTKTQGSELPYNVHQFAIAPIERPLLHKRIEQRFNKMIELGFEDEVRALMARGDLHPDLPSIRCVGYRQMWDYLEGKTSFDDAIFKGVCATRQLAKRQITWLRSWKELTWLDSEQPEQAIEKMVNSIHAAH; encoded by the coding sequence ATGACTAAACAGTTACCAAACGCAATTTTTTTAATGGGACCAACGGCTTCCGGCAAAACTGATTTAGCGATAAAGTTAAAAGAACGGCTACCTGTAGAGTTGATTAGTGTGGACTCCGCCCTTATCTATAAGGGAATGGACATTGGAACAGCAAAACCAACTAAAGAAGAGTTAGCTGTTGCACCACATCGACTGATAGATATTTTAGATCCCTCAGCAGCGTATTCTGCGGCGGATTTTAGACAAGATGCTCTGGATGAGATGAATAAGATTGTTTTATCTGGAAAAATTCCGCTACTTGTTGGCGGAACTATGCTTTACTTTAAAGCATTACTTGAAGGTTTGTCACCATTACCAGCAGCTGATCCTGTTATTCGAGCTGAAATTGAACAACAGGCAAAAGAGAAAGGTTGGCAGGCACTCCATCAAGAGTTAATGGCTGTTGATCCGGTAGCAGCTCAACGAATTCATCCAAATGATCCTCAACGCTTGTCGAGAGCATTGGAAGTTTTCAGAATATCGGGTAAAACTATAACAGAGCTAACAAAAACTCAAGGATCTGAGCTACCTTATAATGTACATCAATTCGCAATTGCACCGATAGAAAGACCCCTGTTGCATAAACGCATTGAACAACGATTTAATAAAATGATTGAGTTGGGGTTTGAAGATGAAGTGAGAGCATTGATGGCTCGTGGTGATCTTCATCCCGATCTTCCTTCGATCCGTTGTGTTGGTTATCGTCAAATGTGGGATTATCTTGAAGGTAAAACCAGTTTCGATGATGCTATATTTAAAGGTGTATGTGCTACAAGACAGTTAGCAAAACGGCAGATTACATGGCTGCGTAGCTGGAAAGAATTAACTTGGTTAGATTCTGAACAGCCAGAGCAAGCGATCGAGAAGATGGTGAACTCAATTCATGCAGCTCATTGA
- the mutL gene encoding DNA mismatch repair endonuclease MutL encodes MAIKILPARLANQIAAGEVVERPASVVKELVENSIDAGATRIDIDIEKGGSRLIRIRDNGKGIAKEELSLALSRHATSKIHTLDDLEAIMSLGFRGEALASISSVSRLTLTSRTTTQPEAWAAIAEGRDMAVEIKPAAHPIGTTIEVYDLFFNTPARRKFLKTEKTEFSHIDELLRRIALSRVDVSLTLKHNGKVVRQYRAATTTAQKEKRLAAVCGNAFVQNAVAIELEHDGMKLFGWTSMPSGSRQQNDLQYCYVNGRMMRDKLINHAIRQGYERLLSSDQYAAYVLFIEIDPHQVDVNVHPAKHEVRFHHSRLVHDFIYQGIHQALEQSELLDHQDRAALVVESRQTAFADHHYPNLVQGAENKSGREPGENDDLHSIGSVREQQNPFSSAEQDLQEKSNQYQSQKNVSNRSMGSQGGRKNELTPSRAEIEAYQTLLKTVDSHADSSYQRTRQAQESKQKYSAPQVDSAASKIFPTPKRQTLSTTVQKNDYLGRGLTVLQQHYLLLEADNSLQLLDLFQAQKLKALGQLQGALVNGLAKQPLLIPVVFTVNAEQYQATNDFQAILDALGFTIVTKGKSELIVKAVSQPLRQQNLPDIVPRLLNYLNESSELLTLLPKLVELIEWHKKSFTLSEAIQLIAELEQLWQTQLILQIQPMLRSLDYSVEIKAFNND; translated from the coding sequence ATGGCGATTAAAATTTTACCCGCACGTCTTGCAAACCAGATTGCAGCGGGAGAGGTGGTTGAGCGCCCAGCCTCGGTAGTTAAAGAGCTAGTAGAGAATAGTATTGATGCAGGTGCGACTCGAATCGACATTGATATAGAAAAAGGCGGTAGTCGTTTAATTCGAATTCGAGATAATGGAAAAGGCATTGCAAAAGAGGAGCTCTCTTTGGCATTGAGCCGACACGCAACCTCTAAGATCCATACATTAGATGATCTGGAAGCGATCATGAGTTTAGGCTTTCGTGGGGAAGCACTGGCCAGTATTAGCTCTGTTTCTCGTTTAACCCTAACTTCGCGGACTACCACTCAACCTGAAGCTTGGGCGGCTATCGCAGAAGGTCGAGATATGGCGGTAGAGATTAAACCTGCAGCTCACCCAATCGGTACGACCATTGAAGTGTACGATCTGTTCTTTAATACACCGGCACGAAGAAAATTTCTAAAAACCGAAAAAACTGAATTTAGTCATATTGATGAATTGCTCCGTCGTATCGCCCTTAGTCGCGTTGATGTTTCGTTAACGCTAAAACATAATGGTAAAGTCGTTCGACAATATCGAGCTGCGACGACAACCGCGCAAAAAGAAAAACGGTTAGCTGCGGTTTGTGGTAACGCCTTTGTTCAAAATGCGGTAGCTATTGAGCTAGAACATGACGGCATGAAGTTATTTGGTTGGACGTCCATGCCTTCTGGTTCTCGACAGCAAAATGATTTGCAATATTGTTATGTCAATGGTCGAATGATGCGAGATAAGTTAATTAATCATGCGATCCGACAAGGTTATGAACGTCTGTTATCTTCAGATCAATACGCAGCTTATGTATTATTTATTGAAATAGATCCCCATCAAGTTGATGTTAATGTTCATCCAGCGAAACACGAAGTCCGTTTTCACCACTCTCGTCTTGTCCATGACTTTATTTATCAAGGTATTCACCAAGCACTCGAACAATCAGAACTGCTTGATCATCAAGATCGTGCCGCTTTGGTTGTAGAGTCGCGTCAAACGGCTTTTGCTGATCATCATTACCCTAACTTGGTTCAAGGTGCTGAAAATAAAAGTGGAAGAGAGCCAGGCGAAAATGACGATCTTCACTCGATAGGCTCAGTAAGAGAGCAACAAAACCCGTTCAGTTCTGCTGAACAAGATTTACAAGAGAAATCTAATCAATACCAATCCCAAAAAAATGTATCGAATCGTAGTATGGGTTCACAGGGTGGAAGAAAGAACGAGTTAACGCCTTCTCGAGCTGAAATTGAAGCGTATCAAACGTTATTGAAAACCGTTGATAGTCATGCGGATAGCTCATATCAGCGAACGCGACAAGCACAAGAATCAAAACAGAAGTATTCTGCCCCACAAGTCGACAGTGCAGCGAGTAAGATATTTCCCACACCTAAACGACAAACATTATCGACAACAGTACAGAAAAATGATTACTTAGGGCGTGGTTTAACTGTGCTTCAACAACACTATTTACTCTTGGAAGCAGACAATTCATTACAACTATTGGATCTCTTTCAAGCTCAGAAGTTAAAAGCTCTTGGACAACTGCAAGGAGCTTTAGTTAATGGGTTGGCAAAACAACCGCTCCTTATCCCTGTCGTTTTTACTGTTAATGCTGAGCAATATCAAGCGACAAACGACTTTCAAGCGATACTTGATGCATTAGGTTTCACCATTGTAACGAAGGGAAAGTCAGAGTTAATTGTAAAAGCTGTCTCTCAGCCATTACGTCAACAGAATTTACCTGATATAGTCCCTAGATTATTAAATTATCTTAATGAAAGTAGCGAGTTATTAACTCTGTTACCTAAGTTGGTTGAGTTAATTGAGTGGCATAAAAAGAGTTTCACACTATCAGAGGCGATACAATTGATCGCAGAATTAGAGCAGTTGTGGCAAACTCAGCTTATACTTCAAATTCAACCAATGTTACGTTCATTGGATTACTCAGTAGAGATAAAAGCATTCAACAATGACTAA
- the hflC gene encoding protease modulator HflC translates to MRKLAIPVVVIVIATLLMSLFVIPEGERGIVVRFGRILKDNNEIARIYQPGLHLKMPMFDSVKVLDSRIQTMDDQSDRYVTSEKKDVLIDSYVKWRIKDFGQFYLSTGGGNILTAEALLKRKVGDGLRAEVGGKTIKEIVSEKRDEVMAHVLVEAQESAGDLGIEVIDVRIKKINLPDEISESIYRRMRAERETVARKHRSQGREKAEVIRADAEFEVAKTLADADLTARVTRGDADAEVASIYANAYNQDPEFFDFLRSLQAYEKSFNSKNDILVIDPNTEFFQYMKSNTGAAIK, encoded by the coding sequence ATGCGTAAGTTAGCGATTCCAGTTGTTGTTATTGTTATTGCAACTCTGTTGATGTCTCTTTTCGTTATTCCTGAAGGCGAACGCGGTATCGTTGTTCGCTTCGGTCGAATTCTAAAAGATAACAATGAGATTGCTCGTATTTATCAACCAGGATTACACCTGAAAATGCCAATGTTTGATAGCGTGAAAGTTTTAGATTCACGTATTCAAACCATGGATGATCAATCTGACCGTTATGTTACATCTGAGAAAAAAGATGTACTTATCGATTCATATGTTAAGTGGCGTATCAAAGATTTTGGTCAATTTTACCTCTCAACAGGTGGCGGTAATATCTTAACTGCTGAAGCGCTTCTAAAGCGTAAAGTCGGTGATGGTCTACGTGCTGAAGTCGGTGGTAAAACCATTAAAGAGATCGTTTCTGAGAAGCGTGATGAAGTCATGGCGCACGTCTTAGTTGAAGCACAAGAGAGTGCGGGTGACTTAGGTATTGAAGTGATTGACGTTCGAATCAAGAAGATCAACCTTCCTGATGAGATCAGCGAATCAATTTACCGTCGTATGCGTGCAGAGCGTGAAACTGTGGCTCGTAAGCACCGTTCTCAAGGTCGTGAAAAAGCCGAAGTTATCCGTGCAGATGCTGAATTTGAAGTGGCTAAAACATTAGCTGACGCAGATTTAACGGCTCGTGTCACTCGTGGTGATGCAGATGCAGAAGTTGCTTCAATCTATGCAAATGCTTATAACCAAGACCCTGAGTTCTTTGACTTCTTACGTTCATTACAAGCTTATGAAAAAAGCTTTAATAGTAAGAATGATATCTTAGTGATTGACCCGAATACTGAGTTCTTCCAATACATGAAGAGCAATACAGGTGCTGCAATTAAATAG
- the hfq gene encoding RNA chaperone Hfq, with translation MAKGQSLQDPFLNALRRERIPVSIYLVNGIKLQGQVESFDQFVILLKNTVNQMVYKHAISTVVPARPVNHHTNPSEQRGGFDRPADQIEE, from the coding sequence ATGGCTAAGGGACAATCTTTACAAGATCCGTTCTTGAATGCGTTACGCAGAGAGCGCATTCCTGTATCTATCTATTTAGTGAATGGTATTAAACTGCAAGGTCAAGTTGAGTCCTTTGATCAGTTTGTTATCCTACTTAAAAATACTGTAAACCAGATGGTTTATAAGCATGCGATTTCAACGGTGGTTCCAGCACGTCCTGTGAATCATCATACTAATCCATCTGAACAGCGTGGCGGCTTTGATCGACCAGCTGATCAGATAGAAGAATAA
- a CDS encoding N-acetylmuramoyl-L-alanine amidase: MYKRNFFNNTLNFICLFTLLCLVLFNSRVVLANDLKNIRVWPAPDETRIVIDLDAKAKYSYFSLVNPNRLVVDIQNTRLKAKLPMKITDSNIVTKVRQSSAPDKSSVRLVFELKNVIVPNVFTLEPTPDGTYGHRLVIDIPNQIKAKVTPSVSKPNVQAQTPTGSRKIVVALDAGHGGEDPGAIGPTRKYEKYITLSVAKKVKAKLDRTYGMQGVLTRHSDYYVNLNKRSSIARKNKADLLVSIHADGFRKPQPRGASVWVLSTRRANNEIGRWIEKHEQQSELLGGGSVLSQNNNDQYLSHTVLDLQFSYSQKEGYQAASDILGELGKMARLHKKKPEHASLAVLKSPDIPSLLVETGFISNPTEERLLTNNAYQNKLANAIYKGIMTYFNGNPPAGTLLATQKSNQKHKVKSGESLSLIANRYGVSVSQLKASNKLKSNQVNVGQVLVIPKVKLTTAVSQSAVAKPTTKKAPPKKVSSSYVVTHKVRSGEFLSQIASKYGVSVSSIKKQNRLKSDKLLVGQKLKITTTKPQYAYHTVKKGEYLSKIASRYGVSLSQVRAANQLKSDKLLVGQKLKIPKV; encoded by the coding sequence ATGTATAAACGGAATTTTTTCAACAATACTTTAAACTTCATTTGCTTATTTACACTACTCTGCTTAGTTTTATTCAATAGTCGAGTGGTGTTAGCTAATGATCTTAAAAATATTCGAGTTTGGCCAGCGCCAGATGAAACTCGTATTGTGATTGATTTGGATGCAAAGGCTAAGTACAGTTATTTTTCATTAGTAAACCCTAATCGCTTAGTCGTTGATATTCAAAATACGCGATTGAAAGCCAAGTTACCGATGAAGATTACAGATAGTAACATCGTGACTAAAGTTCGTCAGAGCTCGGCACCCGATAAAAGCTCAGTACGTTTAGTTTTTGAGTTGAAAAATGTGATTGTTCCAAACGTTTTCACATTAGAGCCTACTCCTGATGGGACTTATGGTCATCGCTTGGTTATTGATATTCCAAATCAAATAAAAGCTAAAGTGACACCATCGGTTTCAAAGCCAAATGTTCAAGCACAAACGCCAACAGGAAGTCGAAAAATTGTTGTAGCCCTTGATGCGGGACATGGTGGTGAAGATCCCGGTGCAATTGGCCCGACTCGTAAATATGAAAAGTATATTACGTTATCTGTTGCCAAAAAAGTGAAGGCTAAATTAGATAGAACTTATGGCATGCAAGGGGTATTAACCCGTCATAGCGATTATTACGTTAATCTAAATAAACGATCTTCGATTGCACGGAAAAACAAAGCCGATCTATTGGTTTCTATTCATGCTGATGGATTTCGTAAACCACAACCTCGAGGTGCATCTGTTTGGGTGCTTTCTACACGTCGAGCCAACAATGAAATTGGTCGTTGGATTGAGAAACATGAGCAGCAATCAGAGTTATTAGGGGGTGGTTCGGTATTATCACAAAATAATAATGATCAATATTTAAGTCATACAGTGTTAGATCTGCAATTTAGTTATTCTCAAAAAGAAGGTTATCAAGCGGCCTCTGATATTTTAGGTGAGTTGGGTAAAATGGCTCGCTTACATAAGAAAAAGCCAGAGCACGCCAGTTTAGCCGTTTTAAAATCTCCAGATATCCCTTCTTTGTTAGTAGAGACTGGCTTTATTTCTAACCCAACGGAAGAGCGTTTATTAACCAATAATGCCTATCAAAATAAATTAGCCAATGCTATTTATAAAGGTATTATGACCTATTTCAATGGTAATCCCCCGGCAGGAACATTATTAGCTACGCAAAAAAGTAATCAAAAACATAAGGTCAAATCGGGAGAGTCACTCTCTTTAATTGCCAATCGTTATGGTGTCTCTGTTAGTCAATTAAAAGCCAGCAATAAACTTAAATCTAACCAAGTTAATGTGGGTCAGGTATTGGTGATACCTAAGGTTAAATTAACAACGGCTGTTAGCCAATCCGCTGTGGCTAAGCCAACAACAAAGAAAGCACCACCTAAAAAAGTATCAAGCAGTTATGTTGTGACTCATAAAGTTCGCAGTGGCGAATTTCTAAGTCAAATTGCCAGTAAATATGGTGTTTCTGTTTCGAGTATTAAGAAACAGAATAGATTAAAGAGCGATAAGTTATTAGTCGGTCAAAAGCTAAAGATTACCACTACAAAACCTCAGTATGCTTACCATACGGTAAAAAAAGGGGAGTACTTATCAAAAATAGCATCGAGATACGGGGTCTCTCTTAGCCAAGTGCGAGCCGCGAATCAGTTAAAGAGTGATAAATTACTGGTAGGGCAAAAACTAAAAATCCCTAAAGTATAA
- a CDS encoding DUF2065 domain-containing protein: protein MSESSMLWAVIGFLLIIESIGPLFFPKGWRAMMTELSSQPDNLLRRIGGCLFVTGIVIIYMMLL from the coding sequence ATGTCAGAGAGCAGCATGCTATGGGCCGTCATTGGCTTCTTATTAATCATCGAAAGTATTGGCCCCTTATTTTTTCCTAAAGGGTGGCGTGCAATGATGACAGAATTAAGCAGTCAGCCAGATAATCTACTGCGTCGTATTGGTGGTTGCCTATTTGTCACTGGAATTGTCATAATTTATATGATGTTACTTTGA
- a CDS encoding adenylosuccinate synthase, whose protein sequence is MSNNVVVLGTQWGDEGKGKIVDLLTEDAKYVVRYQGGHNAGHTLVINGEKTVLHLIPSGILRDNVKGIIGNGVVLSPDALLKEMGQLEERGIPVKERLFISEACPLILPYHIALDQAREIARGNKAIGTTGRGIGPAYEDKVARRGLRVGDLLDKEAFAQKLKEVMELHNFQLEHFYKVEPVSYEKVLNDVMAQADLLTSMIIDVTSELDTARKNGDKIMFEGAQGTLLDIDHGTYPYVTSSNTTAGGVAAGSGFGPKHLGYILGIAKAYCTRVGSGPFPTELDDEIGNHLGVKGNEFGATTGRKRRCGWFDAVAMRRAVQINSITGFCLTKLDVMDGLKEIKICTGYKLADGTIVDVSPMAADAYENIELIYETVPGWSENTFGAKSLDDLPQAALDYIKRIEELTGVPIDIVSTGPDRIETIIKVHPFSE, encoded by the coding sequence ATGAGTAATAATGTTGTAGTTCTTGGCACTCAATGGGGTGACGAAGGCAAAGGGAAAATTGTCGACCTTTTAACTGAAGATGCAAAATATGTTGTTCGCTACCAAGGTGGTCATAATGCGGGCCATACTTTAGTTATTAACGGTGAGAAAACAGTTTTACATCTTATTCCTTCAGGTATCTTACGTGACAATGTAAAAGGTATCATTGGTAATGGTGTTGTACTTTCACCTGATGCACTTTTAAAAGAGATGGGTCAACTGGAAGAGCGCGGCATTCCGGTTAAAGAGCGTCTTTTCATCTCTGAAGCATGTCCTCTAATTCTTCCTTACCATATTGCACTTGATCAAGCTCGTGAAATTGCTCGTGGTAATAAAGCGATTGGTACGACCGGTCGTGGTATCGGTCCAGCTTATGAAGATAAAGTCGCACGTCGTGGTTTACGTGTTGGTGATCTTCTAGATAAAGAAGCATTTGCTCAAAAATTAAAAGAAGTGATGGAATTACATAACTTCCAGTTAGAGCACTTCTATAAAGTTGAACCAGTTAGCTACGAGAAAGTACTTAACGATGTAATGGCTCAAGCCGATCTGCTAACAAGTATGATTATTGACGTTACCTCTGAACTTGATACGGCTCGTAAAAATGGCGATAAGATCATGTTTGAAGGTGCACAAGGTACACTTCTTGATATCGACCACGGTACTTATCCATATGTAACCTCTTCTAACACAACTGCTGGCGGTGTTGCTGCGGGTTCTGGTTTTGGCCCTAAACACCTTGGTTATATCTTAGGTATTGCTAAAGCTTACTGTACTCGTGTAGGTTCAGGTCCTTTCCCGACTGAACTTGATGATGAGATCGGTAACCACTTAGGTGTTAAAGGTAATGAGTTTGGTGCAACGACAGGTCGTAAACGCCGTTGTGGTTGGTTCGATGCTGTTGCTATGCGTCGTGCAGTACAAATTAACTCAATTACGGGTTTCTGCCTAACTAAGCTTGACGTAATGGATGGCTTAAAAGAAATTAAGATCTGTACGGGTTATAAACTGGCTGATGGTACTATCGTAGATGTTTCACCAATGGCTGCTGATGCTTATGAAAACATTGAGTTAATCTATGAAACTGTACCGGGTTGGAGTGAAAATACCTTTGGCGCTAAGTCACTGGATGATCTTCCACAAGCTGCGCTAGATTATATTAAACGTATCGAAGAGCTAACGGGTGTTCCGATTGATATCGTATCAACAGGCCCTGATCGTATCGAAACAATTATCAAAGTACACCCATTTTCTGAATAA
- the nsrR gene encoding nitric oxide-sensing transcriptional repressor NsrR, with translation MQLTSFTDYGLRALIYLASLPEGELTSITKVTEVYGISRNHMVKIVNKLSQLGYIHAIRGKHGGIKLGKPARQIVIGDVVRELEPTQIVDCSPEYCHITPACRLRGMFAKAEAAFLAELDKQTLADMVKDNEPLQKLLINL, from the coding sequence ATGCAATTAACTAGCTTTACAGATTATGGTCTCCGAGCTTTAATTTATTTAGCATCATTGCCAGAGGGTGAACTAACCAGTATAACTAAGGTTACTGAAGTTTACGGTATCTCTAGAAATCACATGGTAAAGATCGTAAATAAATTAAGTCAGCTTGGCTACATTCATGCTATTCGTGGCAAGCATGGTGGTATTAAATTAGGGAAGCCTGCTCGTCAAATCGTTATTGGTGATGTAGTTCGAGAACTAGAGCCAACACAGATTGTTGATTGTTCTCCGGAGTATTGTCACATTACGCCTGCTTGTCGATTAAGAGGGATGTTCGCTAAAGCCGAAGCTGCATTTTTAGCGGAACTAGATAAACAGACACTCGCTGATATGGTTAAAGACAACGAACCATTACAAAAATTATTGATTAACTTATAG